A genomic window from Maylandia zebra isolate NMK-2024a linkage group LG20, Mzebra_GT3a, whole genome shotgun sequence includes:
- the fam217ba gene encoding uncharacterized protein fam217ba: MGPIMQERTASTTLKRVVSKEKIRVKNTENSGTVTSSKKGNKTKKSVGQMKNGLPGPGQDKDTVTTVHRGAQSKGARVKPCTTRNTSKVSSPEEEGDLRPQLRKQSYAHRKEEKRENQRVSQCTSELQQNRGGMGKNRRALSLPLSPISGVRQVPAQPLMHSPAPTPEALQQHYNHKDDDTDSASDLSDSERLPVLPSPCTPCTPPHLNLRAEIINSSDFPPDFPGPHGAVGDEDENEKPSYSYPDFLPPPFNSWSLRQLAVFLHTEGRGAPRPKPVGSLEKYLEKLLQLEWLQIQTVQAESSRLPGSRPRPQGFSSATTAHQPRPHTAPPSRLNSPKGLRHTQRAFPFAPVNNPPSPASTQHQVSRLPVCPHCHIRYPLCNGSCSAYVYQRHSRLSPLLERRARPSAPTKRSSSETRAPSTEGRSPGGQSGSVGGAHTPVSPSAGKSHHRQMQAAGNARKLPQESGTNPNSRGQARKSRVRANSETDVKKEAGGMKATGAEKRAFAASKRETMTSKKEERDWQKTEAVGQASKTAMKRAAKDLSSLPKAPVSSKQCGKMKNVHFVAK; encoded by the exons ATGGGGCCCATCATGCAGGAGCGCACAGCATCCACGACACTGAAACGCGTCGTTTCCAAAGAGAAGATTCGGGTGAAAAATACCGAAAATAGCGGGACAGTAACCAG tTCAAAGAAGGGTAACAAGACGAAGAAATCTGTGGGCCAAATGAAAAATGGTCTCCCAGGACCAGGTCAAGATAAGGACACGGTGACAACAGTGCACAGA GGTGCACAATCAAAAGGTGCCAGAGTTAAGCCTTGCACTACACGCAATACAAGCAAAGTGTCCAG CCCCGAAGAAGAAGGGGATTTGAGACCTCAGCTCCGCAAGCAATCTTATGCACACAGGAAGGAGGAAAAGCGAGAAAATCAACGTGTGTCCCAATGCACCAGCGAGCTCCAGCAAAACCGTGGGGGGATGGGAAAAAATCGGCGAGCCCTCTCGCTGCCTCTCTCTCCGATATCAGGAGTACGGCAAGTGCCGGCTCAGCCCCTGATGCACTCCCCAGCTCCCACCCCCGAGGCACTCCAGCAGCACTACAACCACAAAGATGATGACACAGACAGTGCAAGTGATCTGTCGGACTCTGAGAGGCTTCCAGTTCTGCCCTCCCCATGCACTCCCTGTACCCCTCCCCATCTCAACCTCCGGGCAGAGATCATCAACTCTAGCGACTTTCCCCCAGACTTTCCGGGACCCCATGGGGCAGTGGGTGATGAAGATGAGAATGAGAAACCCAGCTACAGTTACCCAGACTTTCTTCCTCCTCCCTTTAACAGTTGGAGTCTGAGACAGCTGGCAGTGTTTCTGCATACAGAGGGTCGTGGTGCCCCCCGGCCTAAGCCAGTAGGGTCCTTAGAGAAGTACCTGGAGAAGCTCCTCCAGCTGGAGTGGCTCCAGATTCAAACGGTGCAAGCAGAGAGCAGCCGTCTGCCTGGGAGCCGCCCAAGGCCACAGGGCTTCTCCTCTGCTACTACAGCTCATCAACCTAGGCCTCACACAGCTCCACCATCCCGACTCAACTCCCCAAAAGGGCTGCGGCACACCCAGCGAGCATTCCCATTTGCACCTGTCAACAACCCCCCATCACCTGCCTCAACCCAGCACCAAGTCTCCCGCCttccagtctgtcctcactgtCACATTCGCTACCCATTGTGCAATGGAAGCTGCTCTGCTTATGTCTACCAGCGCCACTCACGACTCAGCCCACTGCTTGAGCGCAGAGCCAGACCCAGTGCACCGACAAAAAGGAGCAGCAGTGAGACCCGAGCTCCCTCCACAGAAGGTAGGAGCCCAGGAGGGCAAAGTGGAAGTGTGGGAGGGGCTCACACCCCAGTTAGCCCCTCAGCTGGAAAGAGTCACCACAGGCAAATGCAGGCTGCAGGCAATGCCCGTAAGCTACCCCAGGAATCTGGCACTAACCCAAACAGCAGAGGTCAGGCGAGGAAAAGCCGTGTCAGAGCTAACTCTGAGACAGATGTTAAAAAGGAGGCTGGTGGCATGAAAGCAACCGGTGCAGAGAAACGTGCTTTTGCTGCAAGTAAGAGAGAGACCATGACATccaagaaagaggagagggACTGGCAGAAGACAGAGGCAGTAGGCCAGGCCTCTAAAACAGCCATGAAAAGAGCTGCTAAAGACCTGTCCTCTCTCCCCAAAGCCCCAGTCAGTAGTAAGCAGTGCggcaaaatgaaaaatgtgcacTTTGTCGCAAAGTAA
- the ppp1r3da gene encoding protein phosphatase 1, regulatory subunit 3Da, translating to MDKGWFIGLERIPPAQSEQRRSCVTINLTEMLRADKPNVQKKPVPIRPPSPRVSFPKQQFHRSLSCEPTPKPIIRQRSHSLPSATDKKKQCRSVGVRFVDSLGLDLEDVKIFKSGEDPLVPHHVTFRLLMSAEMADGRHMEISLPYLKPAFAQQPGDHPGFLHRLHEQKVCLERVLCFELGVIGITQVLNLDFEKDVTARYSFTGWKSCAEAKASWVSSITKNCEGRMGQISCDTFRFHLPVPPFLQPEAVLEFAIQYKVCGAEYWDNNDGKNYKLICKNYKLAVPKECEDSMVHFT from the coding sequence ATGGATAAAGGGTGGTTTATTGGACTTGAGAGGATTCCTCCAGCACAGTCTGAACAGAGGAGGTCATGTGTTACTAttaacctgactgaaatgctccGGGCTGACAAGCCTAATGTGCAGAAGAAGCCAGTTCCAATCCGTCCCCCGAGCCCCAGAGTTTCGTTCCCAAAACAACAGTTTCACCGCAGTCTCTCCTGTGAACCTACGCCTAAACCCATCATCCGTCAGCGGTCGCACTCGCTGCCTTCTGCCACTGACAAGAAGAAGCAGTGCAGAAGTGTTGGCGTACGGTTTGTTGACTCTTTGGGACTGGACCTGGAAGACGTCAAGATTTTTAAATCGGGAGAGGATCCACTTGTGCCCCATCATGTTACCTTTAGACTGTTGATGAGTGCAGAGATGGCAGATGGAAGGCATATGGAGATTTCTTTGCCATACCTGAAGCCAGCATTTGCCCAGCAACCTGGAGACCATCCAGGATTCCTGCATCGTCTCCATGAGCAGAAAGTTTGTCTTGAAAGAGTCTTGTGTTTTGAGTTGGGGGTCATCGGAATCACCCAAGTCCTCAATTTGGACTTTGAGAAAGATGTGACGGCTCGTTATTCTTTTACAGGATGGAAGAGTTGTGCAGAAGCTAAGGCCTCTTGGGTGTCCAGCATCACTAAGAACTGTGAGGGCAGAATGGGCCAAATCAGCTGCGATACATTTCGTTTTCATCTGCCTGTACCTCCATTCCTGCAACCAGAAGCAGTGTTAGAGTTTGCCATTCAGTACAAAGTCTGTGGTGCTGAGTACTGGGACAACAACGATGGAAAGAATTATAAATTAATTTGCAAGAACTACAAGCTCGCTGTGCCCAAAGAATGCGAGGATAGCATGGTGCACTTCACTTAG